The genome window GGCCGTCTCCTCAAGGAACGCCATGCCGCCGTGCACGATCTCGAAGTTGAGACCGGGGAAGGCCATGGCGGCGCGGTCGATGTCGTCGACGCGGTAGTGGCGCAGCTCCACGGGTCCCAGGGGGATGGCCTTGTGGATCGCGACCGTACGGATGCCGAGTTGCTGCGCCTTCTCGAACAACGGGAACGCGACCTCGGGGTCGTCCATCAGCCAGCCCTCGACCTCCTGGCCGAGCCAGCTGTTCGGGTAGAGCTTGAGGCCGGCGACGTTGTCGAACAGCTCCATCTGGCGCTCTAGATCCTCGACGGCCTTCGGCCCCTCCAACGGGTCCACGCCGACGTAGAACATGAACCTGTCCGGCCAGCGCTCCTGGGCCTCCAGGCCCTTCTCGACGGAGCAGATACCGTCGTGGTAGGCGCGGATCGGGACCACGTGGTAGGTGGCGAGGTCGGCGTAGCTCTCCACGAACGACATGGTCGCGACCTCTTCGATCGACCAGTTCCGCTCGTAGCCGTCCTTGGTCAGCCGGTATCCCGGTGGTGCGACGGCGCGGTTGCCGCCGGAGACGATGTCGGTGATCGGCCGCGCGTGCGGGGTACGGAAATTCTCCTCTGTGAGGTTGTACGGATGCACGACCGCGTCGATCACTGGGATGCCGTCGATCACTGTGTGGACCTCCCGTTCCTGCCGGTCAGCGGCGCATCTTTGACACCTTGCCGGGCTCCCCAGGAGCGTAGGCCGGGCCGGGCCGGGCCGTCAGCGTCCCGACCGTAAGTTCCCCGCTGCGGAATCCATGTCCTGCCTGCCGGGCTCGCCCCGGCAGGCAGTGACGGTTGTGGCTCCAGGGCCTGACGCTCCTACAGCCACGGCCCGAGGTCGGGTGCTCGGGAGGTGCGGCCGGTGAGCCAGCGGGCCAGTGCCGGGGCGTGGCCGGCGGCCGTACGGCGGCCGAGGGTGTCGTCGATCAGCGCGCGCAGCAGATCCGCCGGCAGGTCGTCGAAGCCGACGCCGGCGTCGAGATCGATCGCGTGCACGAAGACCTCCCTGGTGCGCAGCCAGAGGATCTCCGTCGCCGGGACCGTCCGTCCCTGGGCCGTCCTCACCTCGTGAGACCACGCGCGCTGAGGCAATGCGCCTACGTCCTCGGCCAGTTCCTTGGCCGAATCACGCACCAGGCGCCGCAACTCTTCCGGCGCGAGCCGGGAGCCCGTTTGGATCTCGGCGTCGCGATGCCCCGGGCTGGGGTACATCGCCGACTCCCGTCCGGTGCGGGCCCAGCTCACCAACCGCCGGAGCGCCTCCGCGTTGTAGTGGACGTGGGCGATCAGATGTCTGCGGTTCCAGTCCGGCAGCGCGCTCGGCGCGTCGAGGTCGCCGTCGGACAGCGAGTCGACCGTGGCCAGGAACAGCTGAGTGCCGTGGTCCATCCACTGCCGTGCGGACATCAGCCGAGCTCCGTGCGCGCGGTGTTCTCCAGCCGGCCGAGGTGGTCGATCTCGGTGACGAGGCGCGAGCCGTCGGTGAGATAGCGAGGGGGCTTGCGGGCGTGGCCGACACCGCCCGGGGTACCGGTGGCGATCACGTCTCCCGGGTTGAGGGTGAGGATGGTCGACGCGTAACGCACCAGCTCGACAGGCCCGAACACCAGGTCACCGGTGTCGGCCTTCTGCATCGCCTCGCCGTCCACCGAGCAGGTCAACGTCAGCGCGGGTGAGGTGCCGCCCGGCAGTTCGTCGGGGGTGACGAGGAACGGACCGAACGGTGTGGTGGCCTCGAACGTCTTGCCCTGCAGCCATTGCGGGGTGCGGTACTGCCAGTCGCGCGCGGTGACGTCGTTGAGCACGCTGAACCCCGCGATCGCCGCCTCGGCCTCGGCGGCGTCGGCGCGGCGGACGGTGCGTCCGATCACGATCGCCAGTTCCGCCTCCCAGTCGACGGCCGTGGATTCGGGCGGCAGCACCACCGGGTCGTACGGGCCCACCAGCGCTTCGGGGAACTTCGCGAACAGAGTCGGGTACTGCGGCAGCTCACGGCCCATCTCCAGGATGTGGTTGCGGTAGTTGAGGCCGACGCAGAGAATTTTTCCCGGACGGGGTACGAGCGGTGCGTAGTCCACGTCGGCCAGTGGCCGGTCCGCCTCGGCCGCCTCGGCCGCGGTCCGCCAGTCCTCCCGGGCCAGCAGCCCGCCGACGTCGGGAGCGTCGAGCTCCGCGTAGCGGCTCCCCTCTACGCGGACGGCCCTGGTACCGTCGCCGATTCGGATAGTCGCGAGTTTCATCGCTGTCCTTCCATGAGCGTCCGGTCGAAGTGCAGCCGCTCGAAGATCGGGCTGTCGGAGAACCGGAACAGATCGAGTCCTGCGTCGGCGGCGATGGTCACGGCCGCCCAGGACGGGACGACAAACAGGTCGCCGTGGGAGATCCGCCACTCCCGGTCGTCCACGCGGACGGTGCCGGAGCCGGAGAAGACCTGCCACACGGCGGATCCGACCTCCTGGCGGGCCGCGGTGAGGGTGCCCGGACGCAGCCGGTGGAACTCCGCACGGATTGTGGGCATGACATCGCCGCCGGTCGACGGGTTGGTGAAGCGCACCGCGGCGTGTCCTGGTTCGACCACGCCGGGGAAGCCCTCGTCCTCAAGGGCGAGTTGGTCGTTCAGGGCGGCGTCGGTGTGTTCCCAGCGGTACGCGGCGATCGGCGAGCTCGGCAGCCGTTCGGCACGGGACACGGGGCGCAGTCCCGGATGGGCCCAGAGCCGCTCGGAGCGCGAACGGGACGGTGTGGAGTGGTCCGACACCTCGTCCGGCCCGAACTCGAAGAAGGTGGCACCGGTGTAGTGCGCGAACGGGATGTCCAGACCGTCGAGCCAGGCCATGGGCTCGGCGCTGGTGTTGTGGTGGCCGTGGAAGTGCCAGCCGGGCGTCAGCAGGAAGTCGCCGCGCCGCATCGCCACCGGGTCGCCGTCGACGACCGTCCAGACGCCTTCGCCCTCGACGACGAAGCGGAAGGCGTTCTGGGTGTGCCGGTGTTCGGGGGCGTTCTCACCGGGACGGAGATACTGGATCGCGGCCCACAACGTGGGCGTGGCGTAGGGAGCGCCGCCGAGCCCGGGGTTGGCCAGTGCCATGGCGCGGCGTTCCCCACCCCGGCCGACCGGCACCAGCTCGCCCGCTCGTTCGGCCAGCGGCAGCATCGACGACCAGCGCCAGACATGCGGCCGTGCCGACGGTCTGGGCGACAGCGGCATCAGGTCGCCTATCTCGGTCCACAGGGGGACCAGCAGCTCCTTCTCGAAGCCACGGTAGAGATCGCGCAGTTCCGGTGAGGGAGTGGGCTGATCAGGGCTGTCCGACGCGGTGATCGTCACTGGGCCCGTCAGGGGATCGTCTTTTCTGCCTTCGCCAGTCATGGTCGGAAGGTATAGATGTTCTGTTCTCCGGGGCCCATAATTCTGCTGTGAAGAACAGACCGGTCTACGCGATCGAGTCCGTCGACCACGCCCTGAGCCTGGCCGTCGTGCTGCAGCAGGAGGGGCCGCTGGGTGTTTCGGAGGCGGCCGACCGCCTGGGTGTCTCGCGGTCGACGGCGCACCGTCTGCTGTCCATGCTGGTCTACCGCGACTTCGCGGAACAGGGCTCCGACCGGCGCTACCGGGCAGGTCCGGTGCTGCGCTCGGTCGACGCCTCGGCGGCACCGGTGCCGCTTCTGCGGCGGGTGGCGCTGCCGCACATGCGGGTCCTGGTGGCCGAGGTGCGGGAGACCGCGCATCTACAGGTGCTGGCCGGTGACCAGGTCCGGTTCGCGGTGACGGTGGAATGCGATCAGGTGCTGAGGGTCGGCGACCGGGAGGGCCGGACCCTGCCCGCGCGTCTGGCCTCCGGCGGCAAGGCGCTCCTGGCGGCCCTGTCGCCCGCCGAACTCGCCGAGTTGTACGCGAACGCCGACATCGATCTGCCGGGGTTGCGCAGACAGCTGGGTCTGGTCCGCCGCAGGGGATTCGCCATCAACGACCAGAAGACCGAGAACGGACTCAGCGCGATCGGAGTGTCGATTCCCTGGCCCGGCGCCGGTTCGGTCGCCGCGGTGTCGCTGGCCCTGCCGACCGCGCGGTTCGATCGTCGCCTGCTGCCCGGCTGGGTCGTGGCTCTCTCGGGGACGGCCGCCGCCATCGCGGACGATCTTCCGTGACAGACCGGACGGCGGCGGGCGTTCACTGTCTGATGACCTCTTCGACGATCCTCGCGACCCGCTCCGTGGCCGGTGAGTTCAGGCCCGCTCGGCGTGCCAGCCCGAGGGTGACGGATTCGGCCGTGGCCAGCGGGATGTAGGTGACCCCGTCGAGGCGGAGGTTCTGCACCGACTCCGGGACCAGGGCGACGCCGTGGCCGGCGGCGACGAAGACGACCAGGGTGGAGGTCTCGCCCACCTCGATCAGCGGCGAGGGTGCGAACCCGGCGCGGGCGCAGGCGGCCAGCACCCGGCCGTACATGGCCGAACGGTCGCGGGAGGGATGGACGACGAAGGGCTCGTCGGCCAGTGTCGCGAGGGGGATCCGGCTCCGGTCCGCCAGTCGGTGGCCGCTGGGCACGGCGACCACCAGTCGTTCCGACCGGAGGGTGGTGACGTCGATCGTGGCGTCGGCGGATGTGCCGGAGCGCATCAGGGCGAGGTCGTAGGTACCGCTGTGCAGGCCTTCGATCAGTTCGGGGTTCAGCAGTTCACCGTGCAGTTCCAGGAGCACGTCCGGGAGTTGTGACCGGATGGTGCGAGCGATCCGCGGCAGCACGTCGTAGGTGGCCGTGCCGACGAACCCGATGGAGACCCGCCCCGCTCGTCCGGCGGCCAGCAGCGCCATCTGTTCCTCGGCGCGTTCGACCTCGGCCAGGATCGACCGTGCGTGCCGGACCAGATGGTGGCCGGCCTCCGTGAGTTCGACCCGCCTCGTCGACCGGGCGAAGAGCGTCGTTCCGATTTCCCGCTCCAACTGCTTGAGCTGCTGCGAGAGCGCCGACTGCGCCACGTGCAGGCGCTGGGCGGCGCGGCCGAAGTGACACTCCTCGGCGAGAGCGATCACGTAGCGCGCATGACGGACGTCCACGACCTCAGCTTATCTCTTCCAGTGATGAATCAAGCTGGAACTGGAATTGGACCAGATGAATGCGTGGACCTTACCCTCGCATCATGGTTGCCAGCTTCCTTTACAGCGCGGTACGCACACCCTTCGGCAGATACAACGGGGCGTTCGCCGAGATCCGGCCCGACGACCTCGCGGCCACCGTCGTCTCGGCGGCGTTGGAGAAGTCGCCCTCGCTCGACCCCGCCGCCATCGACGACGTGGTCTGGGGCAACGCCAACGGCGCGGGCGAGGACAACCGCAACGTCGGCAGAATGGCCGTCCTCCTGGCAGGGCTGCCGACGACGGTGCCCGCCACCACCGTCAACCGGCTCTGCGGCTCCTCGCTCGACGCGGCGATCATCGGTTCGCGCGCCGTCGAGAGCGGCGACGCGGACATCGTCCTGACGGGCGGTGTGGAGTCGATGACCAGGGCGCCCTGGGTCCTGCCCAAGCCGTCCCGCGCCTTTCCCGCCGGCCATGTGACCGCCGTGTCCACCACTCTGGGATGGCGGCTGGTCAACGAGCGCATGCCGAAGGAGTGGACCGTCTCCCTGGGGGAGGCGAACGAACAACTGGGCGAGCGGTTCGCCATCTCCCGGGAACGCCAGGACGAGTTCGCCGCCCGCTCCCACACCCTCGCGAACGACGCGTGGGACTCCGGTTTCTACGACGATCTGGTGGCACCGGTCTCGGCGCACGGAGAGGTGCTCCTCTCCCGCGACGAGGGGATCCGGCCCGGATCGACGCCGCAGAAGCTGGCCGCCCTCAAGCCCTCCTTCCGCCCCGACGGTGCCATCACCGCCGGCAACGCCTCGCCCCTGAGCGACGGTGCCTCCGCCGTGCTGATCGGCTCCGAGGAGGCCTCGTCCCGCATCGGCCTCGCCCCGCTGGCGCGGATCGCCGGCCGCGGTGTGTCGGCGCTCGAACCGCAGATGTTCGGGTTCGCGCCGGTCGAGGCGGCCGAGCGGGCCCTGAAGCGGGCCGGTATCTCCTGGTCGGACGTTTCGGCGGTCGAGGTCAACGAGGCCTTCGCCGTGCAGTCGCTGGCCTGCGTGGACGCCTGGCGGATCGACCCGGCGACCGTGAACACCAAGGGTGGGGCGATCGCGCTCGGCCATCCGCTGGGCGCCTCCGGCGGCCGGATCCTCGGCACACTCGCCGCGCGTCTGCGCGAGTCGGGCGAGCGGTGGGGTCTCGCCGCGATCTGTATCGGTGTCGGCCAGGCACTGGCCGTGGTTCTGGAGAGTGCGGCATGAGCTTTCAGGTGTGCGGGGACCCGGACGAGGCCGTCGCCGGGATCGCGGACGGCTCGACCGTCCTGGTGGGCGGGTTCGGTATGGCCGGCATGCCGGTCGAACTGATCGACGCGTTGATCCGGCAGGGCGCGAGCGAGCTGACCGTGGTGTCGAACAACGCCGGAAACGGTGACACCGGGCTGGCCGCGCTGCTCGCCAAGGGGCGCGTACGCAAAGTCGTGTGCTCCTTCCCCCGGCAGTCCGACTCGTGGGTCTTCGACGGGCTCTACCGTGACGGGCGCATCGAGCTGGAGGTCGTTCCGCAGGGCACCCTCGCCGAGCGGCTGCGCGCGGCCGGCGCGGGCATCGGCGCCTTCTACTCACCCACCGGGGTCGGCACACCGCTGGCCGAGGGCAAGGAGACCCGTGACATAGCGGGCCGTACCCATGTCCTGGAGTACCCGATCAAGGGCGATGTCGCGCTGATCGGAGCGCACCGGGCCGACCGGATGGGGAACCTCGTCTACCGCAAGACCGCCCGCAACTTCGGGCCCGTCATGGCCACCGCGGCGACCACGGTCGTGGCCCAGGTGCACGGGATCGTCGACGTGGGGGATCTCGACCCGGAAACCGTGGTGACCCCGGGCATCTATGTCGACCGCGTAGTGAAGGTGGCAGCAGCATGATCCCGACGACTTCGCAGAGCGCGCTGGTGGAGAACCTCGACCGGGGGCCGCTCGGCAAGCACGAACTGGCCGCGAGGATCGCGCGCGACATCCCGCACGGCTCGTTCGTCAACCTGGGCATCGGGCAGCCGACCCTGGTCGCCGACCACCTGCCCGAGGGAGCGGGGGTCGTGCTGCACACCGAGAACGGCATGCTCAACATGGGGCCGGCGGCCGAGGAGGGACAGGTCGACCCCGACCTCATCAACGCGGGGAAGATCCCGGTCACCGAGCTGCCCGGGGCCGCCTACTTCCACCACGCCGACTCCTTCGCGATGATGCGCGGCGGACACCTCGACATCTGCGTGCTGGGTGCCTTCCAGGTGTCGGCGGCCGGTGACCTGGCCAACTGGCACACCGGCGCCCCCGACGCCATACCGGCGGTCGGGGGAGCGATGGATCTCGCCATCGGCGCCAAGCGGGTGTTCGTGATGATGACCCTGTTCACCAAGAAGGGCGTGGCCAAGCTCGTACCGGAGTGCACCTATCCGCTCACCGGACTCGGCTGCGTCGACCGTGTCTACACGGACTTCGCGACCTTCCAGGTCGGCCCCGGGGGTGCCGTCGTACTGGAGACCTTCGGTATCACCTACGACGACCTCGCCCAGCGCCTCGAAGCCCCCGTGTCACGGGCGGACGGCCCCTGACACGGGCATCGCGGGAGCCGGCTTCCGACGGCTCCCGCGATGCCCGTTCGACGGGGTGTCACCCGAGTCTCCACCCGGGACTCAGAGCCCCATCTCCCTGGCGATGATGATCTTCATGACCTCGTTGGTGCCGCCGAAGATCCGGTTCACCCGGCTGTCGGCGTACAGCCGGGAGATGGGGTACTCGTTGATGTAGCCGTAGCCTCCGTGCAGTTGGAGGCAACGGTCGATGATCCGGTCGGCGGCCTCGGTGCAGAACAGCTTCGCGGAGGCCGCGTCCGTCGCCGACAGCTCCCCGGCGTCGTAGGCGTCGAGAGCGCGGTCGACGACGGCCTCCGCCGCGTCGATCTCCGCCTTGCACGCCGCCAGTTCGAACTTGGTGTTCTGGAAGGTGGCCAGCGGCTTGCCGAACACATGGCGTTCCAGGACGTACTGCCGGGTGAAACGAATGGCGGCCTTGGCCTGCGCGTAAGCGCCGAAGGCGATGCCCATGCGTTCCCGGGGCAGGTTCTGGGCGAGATAGCGGAAGCCCATGTTCTCCTCGCCGAGGAGGTCTTCGCGCGGTACGCGCACATCGGCGAAGGCGAGTTCGGCGGTGTCCTCCACCTTCAGCCCCAGCTTGTCGAGCTTGCGGCCGACCGTATAGCCGGCCGACCTGGTGTCGACGACGAGCAACGAGATCCCGTACCGCCGGTCGTCCTCGCGGGGCGGCGCGGTGCGCACACAGACGATCACACGGTCCGCGTGCACGCCGCCGGTGATGAAGGTCTTCGCACCGTTGAGGACGTAGTGCGTGCCGTCCTCGGACAGTTTCGCGGTCGTCCGCATCCCGGCGAGGTCGGAGCCGGTGCCGGGTTCGGTCATGGCGAGGGCGAACATGATCCCGCCGGTGGCCAGCCCGGGAAGCCAGCGCCGTTTCTGCTCCTCGGTTGCCAGCGCCTTCAGATAGGGAAGACACAGCGCGACCTGCGGGCCGGAGCCGCCGAACGACACTCCGGCCCGCGCGGTCTCCTCCGTGACCACCGCCTGGAACTTGTACGACGCGATACCCGCGCCGCCGTACTCCTCCGGGACCTCGATCCCGAAGACACCGAGCTCGCCGAGCTTGAGGTAGAAGTCCCGCGGCACGATGCCGTCCTTGTACCAGGTGTCGTACACGGGCACGACCTCGGCCTCGACGAAGGCACGGACGGTCTTGCGGAACTCCTCGTGGTCGGCGTGGAAAACAGTGCGGCGCAACGGAACCTCCTGGCGAGAACGACGGCATCCGCGCGGAGGCAGGCCTGCCGACCCTCTGGAATCTGCGGGTGACGGAATCCGCGTGTCACGGGTCACGGAACGGTCCGGGGGCGCTGAGCCCCCGGACGAATTCATGCGTCTAAGGGATCAACCGGTCGGAGAACCAGTCGGCGACCACCGCGTCGCGTTCGGCGGCGAGGTTGTAGAGCGTGTGCTCGCCGTCGGGCCAGGTGCGAAGCTCCCCGTGGACGCCCGCGGCCCGGACGAACGGCTCCTGGACCGAGGGATCGGAGACCATCGCGTCCTGACCGCCGTGCAGGACCAGGACGGGGCAGGCGATCCGGTGGCGTGCCGGGTCGAAGAGCAAGCTGTCCAGGACGGCCGTCATCTCGTCCTCGCTGTCGGTCCCGATGGCGCTGGCGAACTGGGCGCGGGCCGTACGGAACTTGGGCAGTCGCGGTGTGGCGGGGGCACCGTTGACCACGCAGGCCCCGACCCTCTGGTCCCGGGCCGCCAGATGGGCGGCGTACACCCCGCCGAAGCTGTTGCCGTGCACGCCGACGGCCTCACCGAGTCGCGTATCGGCGTGGACCACGTCGAGGAAGCGGGCGAATCCGTCGACGGCGTGTTCGTCGAGGTGAAGACCGTCGACCAGCCTCGGGACTCCCTGGCCGGGGCCTTCGGCGAGAAGGCACGCCAGGCCGCGGGCGGCGAGGGCGTCGGCGGTGTTCAGGTACGCCGCGCCCCAGCCGCTGAGCCCACCCCAGATGACGACGGTCGCCGCCGCCGTTCCGTCGGCCGGCAGACGGAGCCAGCCGACGAGGTGGCCGCCCTGGTGGGACACCTCGACCCGCTCCATCGTCGGACCGCTCAACTCGGCGTACCGGGCGACGAGTTGGTCGTACCTGAGATAGAGATCCCGCTTGAGCGGGGTGTCCTCGTTCTCGCCCATCTGGGCGAAGAGCGCGGCGCCGATCGCCCACCGGGTGTGCTGGAGGGCGGTGAGCCGGTGCCCCGCCGCCAGCGCGTCGTCGGCAGCCTTCTCACGACGGGTCGAGAGATCGCGCGCCACCTCGATCCACGGGCGCCCGCCCGCCGTCTCCTCCAGCAGGGTCCGGGCGTCGGCGGGACTCATCCCACAGTCGGTCAGCCGGGTGTACGGCATCGCCCTGTGCGCCGCGGCGGTCGCCGGGTCCATGGCCGCTTCGGGCGCGGTCGTCATACGGTGACCCCGGACGAGGCGGACGAGACGATGGACCCCACCAGGGCGGTACGGAGTTCGTCGACCAGGGCACCGATCTCGGCGGCGTCGGCCACGGCACCGAACAGGGCGAAGTCGGGGCGGGCGAGGTAGGCGACGGCCCCGATGCCTTCGAGGTAGGACGCGTGCAGACCGTCCTCGTCGATCACGTTGTGGTCGAGGTGGACGACGTGGCAGCCGATCGTGTCGAGGAAATGCCGCTGCTCCGGTGACAGGAGACCGTCCACGTCGATCGAGGAGACCAGTGCGAAACCACGCCCCACGACATCGTCGAACCGTCCCGTGCCGCCGCGCACCGTGACCGTCCCCTGCGGAACCAGCGCGCCCGTGGGCAGCGTGACCTCGCCGTCGGGGCCGCGGTGCAGCAGACCGTCGGTGAGGGGAGGGAGCCCGACCGGTGGCGGGATCTGACCGGACATGAAGACCGCGTCGCGCTCCTCTGCCTTCACCGGGTCGTGCATGTTGGCGATGGCGCCGAGTCCCATCGCCATCTGGACGACCGCCGTGGCATGCGGTCGGCGCTCGGTCTCGTAGGCGTCGAGCAGCGAGGCGTCGGCGAGCCCCCGCAGCACCAGGTCGAGCTTCCACGCCAGGTTGACCGAGTCACGGATGCCGGAGCAGGCGCCCTGGCCGAGGTAGGGAGGCATGGTGTGCACGGCGTCGCCGGCGAGGAAGACCCGGCCGTCACTCCACCGTTCGGCGACCCGGGCCTCGAAGGTGTAGACGATCTGCCGGATGATGCGCACGTCTTCCGGACCCAGACCATGGGCCTCACGGAGCAGCCGCCAGGCGGTCTCCGGCCGCTCGAACTCCTCCTGCGTCTCGTCGGCCAGCAGGGCGAACTCGAAGCGCTGCCGGTGGTTGCCGATGTGCATGTACATGTGTCCGCGCGCGGGATCGCAGTACTGCTTGCTGACCTTGTACTCGTCCGGCGCCGGCCGCAGCCACTCGGTGTCGAAGTTGACCCAGCGCTCGTTGAAGCCGAAGTCCTCGCGTTCGATGCCCAGCAGCTCACGGACGCTGCTCTTGCTGCCGTCGGCGGCGATCACATAGCGCGCTCGCACCCGCTGCTCCCGCGCGCCGGCGTCGACCTCGGCGTCGGCGGTCGACCACGGGGCCAGGGTCAGTTCGACACTTGAGTCGTCCTGGGTCAGCCCGGTCACCGCCCAGCCCTGTCGCAGCTCTACGTTGGGCTGGGCCCGGACACGCTCGTCGATCGCATCCTCCACGTCGGGCTGGTACATCGACATGTTCGCCGCGAACCCCATGGCGGTGGTCG of Streptomyces phaeolivaceus contains these proteins:
- a CDS encoding amidohydrolase family protein, which translates into the protein MIDGIPVIDAVVHPYNLTEENFRTPHARPITDIVSGGNRAVAPPGYRLTKDGYERNWSIEEVATMSFVESYADLATYHVVPIRAYHDGICSVEKGLEAQERWPDRFMFYVGVDPLEGPKAVEDLERQMELFDNVAGLKLYPNSWLGQEVEGWLMDDPEVAFPLFEKAQQLGIRTVAIHKAIPLGPVELRHYRVDDIDRAAMAFPGLNFEIVHGGMAFLEETAWQLARFRNVWVNLETTATMITNRPAAFERAFAALIANGGPRALSQIFWGTGCMVSHPRPHLEHFARDFSFSPELTERYGLPEITPEVKRAVLAENYARLHGIDLGERLSRLKGDEFDLRRPDGTEPAPGYSTTAVADVAY
- a CDS encoding maleylpyruvate isomerase family mycothiol-dependent enzyme → MSARQWMDHGTQLFLATVDSLSDGDLDAPSALPDWNRRHLIAHVHYNAEALRRLVSWARTGRESAMYPSPGHRDAEIQTGSRLAPEELRRLVRDSAKELAEDVGALPQRAWSHEVRTAQGRTVPATEILWLRTREVFVHAIDLDAGVGFDDLPADLLRALIDDTLGRRTAAGHAPALARWLTGRTSRAPDLGPWL
- a CDS encoding fumarylacetoacetate hydrolase family protein gives rise to the protein MKLATIRIGDGTRAVRVEGSRYAELDAPDVGGLLAREDWRTAAEAAEADRPLADVDYAPLVPRPGKILCVGLNYRNHILEMGRELPQYPTLFAKFPEALVGPYDPVVLPPESTAVDWEAELAIVIGRTVRRADAAEAEAAIAGFSVLNDVTARDWQYRTPQWLQGKTFEATTPFGPFLVTPDELPGGTSPALTLTCSVDGEAMQKADTGDLVFGPVELVRYASTILTLNPGDVIATGTPGGVGHARKPPRYLTDGSRLVTEIDHLGRLENTARTELG
- a CDS encoding cupin domain-containing protein; the protein is MTGEGRKDDPLTGPVTITASDSPDQPTPSPELRDLYRGFEKELLVPLWTEIGDLMPLSPRPSARPHVWRWSSMLPLAERAGELVPVGRGGERRAMALANPGLGGAPYATPTLWAAIQYLRPGENAPEHRHTQNAFRFVVEGEGVWTVVDGDPVAMRRGDFLLTPGWHFHGHHNTSAEPMAWLDGLDIPFAHYTGATFFEFGPDEVSDHSTPSRSRSERLWAHPGLRPVSRAERLPSSPIAAYRWEHTDAALNDQLALEDEGFPGVVEPGHAAVRFTNPSTGGDVMPTIRAEFHRLRPGTLTAARQEVGSAVWQVFSGSGTVRVDDREWRISHGDLFVVPSWAAVTIAADAGLDLFRFSDSPIFERLHFDRTLMEGQR
- a CDS encoding IclR family transcriptional regulator, translated to MKNRPVYAIESVDHALSLAVVLQQEGPLGVSEAADRLGVSRSTAHRLLSMLVYRDFAEQGSDRRYRAGPVLRSVDASAAPVPLLRRVALPHMRVLVAEVRETAHLQVLAGDQVRFAVTVECDQVLRVGDREGRTLPARLASGGKALLAALSPAELAELYANADIDLPGLRRQLGLVRRRGFAINDQKTENGLSAIGVSIPWPGAGSVAAVSLALPTARFDRRLLPGWVVALSGTAAAIADDLP
- a CDS encoding LysR family transcriptional regulator; this encodes MDVRHARYVIALAEECHFGRAAQRLHVAQSALSQQLKQLEREIGTTLFARSTRRVELTEAGHHLVRHARSILAEVERAEEQMALLAAGRAGRVSIGFVGTATYDVLPRIARTIRSQLPDVLLELHGELLNPELIEGLHSGTYDLALMRSGTSADATIDVTTLRSERLVVAVPSGHRLADRSRIPLATLADEPFVVHPSRDRSAMYGRVLAACARAGFAPSPLIEVGETSTLVVFVAAGHGVALVPESVQNLRLDGVTYIPLATAESVTLGLARRAGLNSPATERVARIVEEVIRQ
- a CDS encoding thiolase family protein, whose amino-acid sequence is MVASFLYSAVRTPFGRYNGAFAEIRPDDLAATVVSAALEKSPSLDPAAIDDVVWGNANGAGEDNRNVGRMAVLLAGLPTTVPATTVNRLCGSSLDAAIIGSRAVESGDADIVLTGGVESMTRAPWVLPKPSRAFPAGHVTAVSTTLGWRLVNERMPKEWTVSLGEANEQLGERFAISRERQDEFAARSHTLANDAWDSGFYDDLVAPVSAHGEVLLSRDEGIRPGSTPQKLAALKPSFRPDGAITAGNASPLSDGASAVLIGSEEASSRIGLAPLARIAGRGVSALEPQMFGFAPVEAAERALKRAGISWSDVSAVEVNEAFAVQSLACVDAWRIDPATVNTKGGAIALGHPLGASGGRILGTLAARLRESGERWGLAAICIGVGQALAVVLESAA
- a CDS encoding 3-oxoacid CoA-transferase subunit A, which codes for MSFQVCGDPDEAVAGIADGSTVLVGGFGMAGMPVELIDALIRQGASELTVVSNNAGNGDTGLAALLAKGRVRKVVCSFPRQSDSWVFDGLYRDGRIELEVVPQGTLAERLRAAGAGIGAFYSPTGVGTPLAEGKETRDIAGRTHVLEYPIKGDVALIGAHRADRMGNLVYRKTARNFGPVMATAATTVVAQVHGIVDVGDLDPETVVTPGIYVDRVVKVAAA
- a CDS encoding 3-oxoacid CoA-transferase subunit B, with amino-acid sequence MIPTTSQSALVENLDRGPLGKHELAARIARDIPHGSFVNLGIGQPTLVADHLPEGAGVVLHTENGMLNMGPAAEEGQVDPDLINAGKIPVTELPGAAYFHHADSFAMMRGGHLDICVLGAFQVSAAGDLANWHTGAPDAIPAVGGAMDLAIGAKRVFVMMTLFTKKGVAKLVPECTYPLTGLGCVDRVYTDFATFQVGPGGAVVLETFGITYDDLAQRLEAPVSRADGP
- a CDS encoding acyl-CoA dehydrogenase family protein, yielding MRRTVFHADHEEFRKTVRAFVEAEVVPVYDTWYKDGIVPRDFYLKLGELGVFGIEVPEEYGGAGIASYKFQAVVTEETARAGVSFGGSGPQVALCLPYLKALATEEQKRRWLPGLATGGIMFALAMTEPGTGSDLAGMRTTAKLSEDGTHYVLNGAKTFITGGVHADRVIVCVRTAPPREDDRRYGISLLVVDTRSAGYTVGRKLDKLGLKVEDTAELAFADVRVPREDLLGEENMGFRYLAQNLPRERMGIAFGAYAQAKAAIRFTRQYVLERHVFGKPLATFQNTKFELAACKAEIDAAEAVVDRALDAYDAGELSATDAASAKLFCTEAADRIIDRCLQLHGGYGYINEYPISRLYADSRVNRIFGGTNEVMKIIIAREMGL
- a CDS encoding alpha/beta hydrolase family protein, whose translation is MTTAPEAAMDPATAAAHRAMPYTRLTDCGMSPADARTLLEETAGGRPWIEVARDLSTRREKAADDALAAGHRLTALQHTRWAIGAALFAQMGENEDTPLKRDLYLRYDQLVARYAELSGPTMERVEVSHQGGHLVGWLRLPADGTAAATVVIWGGLSGWGAAYLNTADALAARGLACLLAEGPGQGVPRLVDGLHLDEHAVDGFARFLDVVHADTRLGEAVGVHGNSFGGVYAAHLAARDQRVGACVVNGAPATPRLPKFRTARAQFASAIGTDSEDEMTAVLDSLLFDPARHRIACPVLVLHGGQDAMVSDPSVQEPFVRAAGVHGELRTWPDGEHTLYNLAAERDAVVADWFSDRLIP